AAGAACTCGGCTACCAGGGGCGGTTCAAGATCCTCGAGCCGGTCGTAAAGGACTCTTTCGCCCTCGAGTTCATGGGGAGCCAGACCGTCGGCAAGTACTGGAAGACCTTTAAGAAAGACGAGCAGGACGCTTTCATGAAGACCTACACGGAATACACGATCGCGAACTATGCCGGGCAGTTCGACAGCTATTCCGGCCAGACCTTCGAGGTCGCCCCGGAATCCGAGCCCGTTAAGGGGAAGGTGATCGTGGTGAGTAAACTCGTGAGGCCGAACAAGGGGGAGGTCGAATTTCATTACCTCCTCCGCCAGGTCGAAGGCAGGTGGCGCATCGTAGACATCCAGATCTCGGGCGTGAGCCAGCTCGCCCTCACGAGGGCGCAGTTCACGCAAGTGATAAAGGACAAGGGCCTCGACGGGTTGATCTCGATGCTCAAGGAGAAGATAAAGGGTTTTTCAAAAAAGAATGGCGGGTGAGGCCGGTCTCGATGAGAGCCGGGATTCCCGCCGGAGGGGGTGCTCGCTGTGAATAGGTTTCTGAAAGTTGTCGTCCTTCTCTCGGTCTTTCTCATTCCGGCCTTCGCTCGCGCCGAAACACCCGCAGCCGCGCCTCAGGAACAAGGGATGGTTTCGGAGAAGGAAGCTGTCCAGCAGGAAACGCCGTCTTCCGAACCGGCAGAGGGGGCCGCGGCAGCGCCCGATGTCTCTCAGGGGGCTACGGAGACTCCTCAGGAACCGGCTGCCGAGGAGGGGGCCAAGGGTGAAGCCGCTGCTGAAGCCGAACCGCCTGAGGAGGAAGTCTCGGCCGGAGCGGTCATCGCCGACCCCTTCGAGCCCTTGAACCGCATAGCGTTCGGCTTCAACGACAAACTCTATTTCTGGTTCATGAAGCCGGCATCGAAGGTGTACAACAGGCTAGTACCCGAGGCGGTGCGCGTCGCAGTGCGCAACTTCTTCTATAACATCGCGACACCGGTCCGATTCGTGAACTGCCTCCTCCAGGCGAAATTCAAGGCGGCGGGCAACGAGCTGTTTCGGCTGGGCGTCAACAGCACCATGGGATTCGGGGGCTTCTTCGACCTCGCGAAGACAGGCTACAACGTCGGAAGCAGCGAGGAGGATTTGGGCCTGACCTTAGGGCATTACGGCATCGGCAACGGGTTCTATATGGTCCTGCCCTTCCTCGGCCCCTCTTCCCTGAGGGATACCGTCGGGATAGCAGGCGACGCCTTCCTGAACCCCGAGCACTACATCACGCCGATCGGAGACGCGATAGCGGTCGCGGGCTACGACTATTTCAACAGGAACTCCCTCCGCATCGGTGAATACGAAGACCTGAAGGAAGCAGCCGTGGAGCCCTACACCGCTTTCCGGGACGCCTATGTCCAGTACCGGAAGGACAAGCTGAGGCAGTAGGCATCCCGAAAGAAATCAGCATATGATCTTTTTTCATGACCGATAAATCGCACTGATAAGGAGACAACGAGATGAAGAGAGGCATATTGGCCAGCTGCATGGTTATCCTGAGCCTTGTGATGGGATGCGCGACAGCGACGAACATAGCGGTGAGCAGCCCGCCGGTCCAGACAGGCGGCAATGAATATTACGAGGCGCGGCTCGAGCCCCTGAAGAGCTCCGGGAATTTCTTCGACTCCTTCCGCCTCACCGTCGCGAATAAGACGGACGGGAACCTC
This is a stretch of genomic DNA from Thermodesulfovibrionales bacterium. It encodes these proteins:
- a CDS encoding ABC transporter substrate-binding protein translates to MRLFEGRKRKMIRRLVPIVLIAVVLLPLPAYSEKPGPGDTIKTFNAALLESMKGGEELGYQGRFKILEPVVKDSFALEFMGSQTVGKYWKTFKKDEQDAFMKTYTEYTIANYAGQFDSYSGQTFEVAPESEPVKGKVIVVSKLVRPNKGEVEFHYLLRQVEGRWRIVDIQISGVSQLALTRAQFTQVIKDKGLDGLISMLKEKIKGFSKKNGG
- a CDS encoding VacJ family lipoprotein, coding for MNRFLKVVVLLSVFLIPAFARAETPAAAPQEQGMVSEKEAVQQETPSSEPAEGAAAAPDVSQGATETPQEPAAEEGAKGEAAAEAEPPEEEVSAGAVIADPFEPLNRIAFGFNDKLYFWFMKPASKVYNRLVPEAVRVAVRNFFYNIATPVRFVNCLLQAKFKAAGNELFRLGVNSTMGFGGFFDLAKTGYNVGSSEEDLGLTLGHYGIGNGFYMVLPFLGPSSLRDTVGIAGDAFLNPEHYITPIGDAIAVAGYDYFNRNSLRIGEYEDLKEAAVEPYTAFRDAYVQYRKDKLRQ